The Ensifer adhaerens genome contains a region encoding:
- a CDS encoding exodeoxyribonuclease VII small subunit, producing MNTTTQPDVSALSFEQAVEELERIVSALERGDVALDKSIEIYERGEALKKHCEALLKAAEDRIEKIRLDRAGRPQGVEPLDAD from the coding sequence ATGAACACCACTACGCAACCGGACGTTTCCGCCCTCTCCTTCGAGCAGGCCGTCGAGGAACTGGAGCGGATCGTTTCGGCGCTGGAGCGCGGCGATGTCGCCCTCGACAAGTCGATCGAGATCTACGAGCGCGGCGAAGCGCTGAAGAAGCATTGCGAGGCGCTGTTGAAGGCCGCCGAGGACCGCATCGAAAAGATCCGCCTCGACCGCGCCGGCAGACCGCAGGGCGTGGAGCCGCTCGACGCCGACTGA
- a CDS encoding zinc-dependent alcohol dehydrogenase family protein has product MRSTLVSQFGDPRQVIAMVDAGRVAPAAGEVEVALSLAAINPSDLIPVTGAYSARTTLPFVPGFEGFGTVTRVGPGVTSLKPGDRVVPIGASGLWQEYLIRPAEWCFALPDDIGETDAATCYVNPLTALQLVEALRQHFGPLGGRRIGVTAAGSAIGGMLMKLLAGEDADATGIVRSARSAERLATGVPGHIVFGDEGRVPQLRLDAIIDAVGGPFAGDLILRTLEPGGAFIQYGALSGVPVPQAAIQARPDIRFSFLWLRTWVHSAGRPVIEAAFAKSFEGLRSGLFSSRIAEIYPLSKLDAALAHQADPSRDGKLLIDPRC; this is encoded by the coding sequence ATGCGCTCCACCCTCGTTAGCCAGTTCGGTGATCCCCGGCAAGTGATTGCGATGGTCGACGCCGGGCGCGTGGCGCCTGCGGCGGGCGAAGTCGAGGTTGCGCTGTCGCTTGCCGCCATCAACCCGTCCGATCTCATCCCGGTGACTGGCGCCTATAGCGCCCGCACCACGCTGCCCTTCGTGCCGGGCTTCGAAGGCTTCGGCACGGTGACGCGCGTCGGCCCTGGCGTGACGTCGCTGAAACCCGGTGATCGCGTGGTGCCCATCGGTGCCAGCGGTCTCTGGCAGGAATATCTGATCCGGCCGGCCGAATGGTGTTTCGCCCTGCCCGACGACATCGGCGAGACCGATGCGGCCACCTGCTACGTCAATCCGCTGACGGCGCTGCAACTGGTCGAGGCGCTGCGCCAACATTTCGGCCCGCTCGGTGGCCGCCGTATCGGCGTCACCGCGGCAGGGTCGGCGATCGGCGGCATGCTGATGAAGCTGCTGGCCGGCGAAGACGCGGATGCCACCGGGATCGTCCGCAGCGCGCGCAGCGCCGAGCGGCTGGCAACCGGGGTCCCCGGCCACATCGTGTTTGGCGACGAGGGCCGCGTGCCGCAGCTTCGCCTCGACGCAATCATCGACGCTGTTGGCGGTCCGTTTGCCGGCGATCTTATTCTGCGCACGCTCGAACCGGGCGGCGCCTTCATCCAGTATGGGGCGCTCAGCGGCGTTCCGGTGCCGCAGGCGGCGATCCAGGCGCGGCCGGACATCCGCTTCTCCTTCCTGTGGCTGCGGACCTGGGTGCATTCGGCCGGGCGACCCGTGATCGAAGCGGCCTTTGCCAAGAGTTTCGAAGGTTTGCGATCGGGTCTCTTTTCCAGCCGCATCGCCGAAATCTATCCGCTAAGCAAGCTCGACGCGGCGCTCGCGCATCAGGCGGATCCGAGCCGCGACGGCAAGCTGCTCATCGATCCGCGCTGTTGA
- a CDS encoding histone deacetylase family protein has product MTTFLYENPVFLEHEVPEGHPERPDRLKALNLALEHPNFSDLKRIEAKKASEDLVLLAHPEEHLAAVRRAIPEEGLNHFEADTCASPLSLDAALTGIGGATAAVDAVFTGETDNAFVAARPPGHHAEKNKAMGFCLFNTVAIAARYAQKVHGAERVAIVDWDVHHGNGTQDIFWDDPSVLFCSTHQMPLYPGTGAKDETGIKGNVVNAPLSPNMGSEHFREAFRSRVLSALTNFRPDFILISAGFDAHHRDPLAQINLVAEDFDWATGRLHEIADRSAGNRMVSLLEGGYDLQGLAESAGLHILRLMRG; this is encoded by the coding sequence ATGACCACGTTCCTCTATGAAAATCCGGTCTTTCTGGAACACGAGGTTCCGGAAGGGCATCCCGAGCGGCCGGACCGGCTGAAGGCGCTGAACCTTGCGCTCGAACATCCGAACTTCTCCGATCTCAAGCGGATCGAGGCGAAGAAGGCGAGTGAGGATCTCGTCCTGCTCGCACATCCGGAAGAGCATCTCGCTGCCGTCAGGCGCGCCATTCCGGAGGAAGGCCTCAACCATTTCGAGGCCGACACCTGTGCCAGCCCCTTGAGCCTCGACGCGGCGCTAACCGGGATCGGCGGAGCGACCGCAGCGGTGGACGCCGTCTTTACCGGCGAGACCGACAACGCCTTCGTCGCGGCGCGGCCGCCAGGACACCACGCCGAGAAGAACAAGGCGATGGGGTTCTGTCTTTTCAACACGGTGGCGATCGCCGCCCGCTATGCCCAGAAGGTCCACGGCGCCGAGCGGGTCGCGATCGTCGACTGGGACGTGCACCACGGCAACGGCACGCAGGACATCTTCTGGGACGACCCCTCGGTGCTCTTCTGCTCGACGCACCAGATGCCGCTCTATCCCGGCACCGGCGCCAAGGACGAGACGGGTATCAAGGGCAATGTCGTCAACGCGCCGCTGTCGCCGAACATGGGCAGTGAACATTTCCGCGAGGCGTTCCGCAGCCGCGTGCTTTCAGCACTCACCAATTTCCGGCCGGACTTCATCCTGATCTCCGCCGGCTTCGACGCGCATCACCGCGATCCGCTGGCGCAGATCAATCTCGTCGCCGAGGATTTCGACTGGGCGACCGGGCGTCTGCACGAGATCGCCGATCGCAGCGCTGGCAACCGCATGGTCAGCCTGCTCGAAGGCGGCTATGACCTTCAGGGCCTGGCCGAATCGGCCGGCCTGCACATCTTGAGACTGATGAGAGGGTAG
- a CDS encoding class I SAM-dependent RNA methyltransferase, giving the protein MTTEAVTIKRLGAQGDGIAEGPDGPIYAPFTLPGESVALAVNKSHGTLMSVREASPERVEPHCRHFGPDGINGTCGGCTMQHASDTLYHGFKRDLVIAALKSKGLTPEVAPLITAEPGQRRRAVFTARKTEKDLLLGFNQAESHHIVAISECPIASPGIVSKLATIAKVGAAMAVNAEPFRITVLETLSGLDLSVDGIKKLDDRERRRTVEAVLGERGIARVSLNGEIIVEPVKPVIDFGGVSVSPPPGSFTQATAQAEEAMAKLVLDHLGKSKRVADLFAGCGTFALRIARKARVHAVEGEDKALKALDLAARNTQGLKPVTIEKRDLFRRPLMAQELKVFDAVVFDPPRAGADVQCHEIARSGVKKVVAVSCNPVTLARDLSILVAAGYRITSVTPIDQFLWSAHVEAVVTLEK; this is encoded by the coding sequence ATGACCACTGAAGCCGTCACCATCAAGCGGCTGGGCGCTCAGGGCGACGGCATTGCCGAAGGTCCTGACGGGCCGATCTATGCACCCTTCACCCTGCCCGGCGAAAGCGTCGCGCTCGCCGTCAACAAATCGCACGGCACGCTGATGTCGGTGAGAGAAGCCTCACCCGAGCGCGTCGAACCGCACTGTCGGCACTTCGGGCCGGACGGCATCAACGGCACCTGCGGCGGCTGCACGATGCAACATGCCTCCGACACGCTCTACCACGGCTTCAAGCGCGATCTGGTGATCGCCGCCCTGAAGTCGAAAGGGCTTACTCCCGAGGTGGCGCCGCTCATCACCGCCGAGCCCGGCCAGCGCCGCCGCGCGGTCTTCACCGCCCGCAAGACCGAGAAGGATCTGCTTCTCGGCTTCAACCAGGCGGAAAGCCACCATATCGTCGCGATCTCGGAATGTCCGATCGCGAGCCCGGGTATCGTCTCGAAGCTCGCCACCATTGCCAAAGTCGGCGCGGCCATGGCCGTCAATGCCGAGCCGTTCCGCATCACCGTGCTCGAAACGCTCTCCGGCCTCGACCTCTCGGTCGATGGCATCAAGAAGCTCGACGACCGCGAGCGCCGCCGCACGGTCGAAGCCGTGCTCGGTGAGCGCGGCATCGCCCGCGTCAGCCTCAATGGCGAGATCATTGTCGAGCCGGTGAAGCCTGTCATCGATTTCGGCGGTGTTTCCGTCTCGCCGCCGCCCGGCAGCTTCACCCAGGCGACGGCGCAGGCCGAAGAGGCAATGGCGAAGCTGGTGCTCGACCATCTCGGCAAGTCCAAGCGCGTCGCCGACCTCTTTGCCGGCTGCGGCACCTTTGCGCTGCGCATCGCCCGCAAGGCGCGGGTGCATGCGGTCGAAGGCGAAGACAAGGCGCTGAAGGCGCTTGATCTGGCGGCTCGCAACACGCAGGGGCTCAAGCCCGTCACCATCGAGAAGCGTGATCTCTTCCGCCGCCCGCTCATGGCGCAGGAACTGAAGGTCTTCGACGCGGTCGTCTTCGATCCGCCACGCGCCGGCGCGGACGTGCAGTGTCACGAGATCGCCCGCTCCGGCGTCAAGAAGGTCGTCGCCGTCTCCTGCAATCCAGTGACGCTTGCGCGCGACCTCTCGATCCTCGTTGCCGCCGGGTACCGCATCACCTCGGTGACGCCGATCGACCAGTTCCTCTGGTCGGCCCATGTCGAGGCGGTGGTCACGCTGGAGAAATGA
- a CDS encoding TlyA family RNA methyltransferase, which translates to MSEDRQNEEHKNRVRLDQLLLNSGLVASRARARDAIQRGTVKVDGRTVTKAASMFAESVTITIDDPAQDYVSRAALKLVAALDHFGLDPAGESCLDIGASTGGFTEVLLKRGAEHVVAIDVGHGQIHPRIEGDERVTSIEGLNARAMTEEDIDDREVTFVVSDVSFISLKLALPPALDMALPGSYCILLVKPQFEAGRDAISKAGLLKDPDSAPDVAAELERWLVEDMGWQSLGLIPSPIAGGDGNVEYLLAGKKP; encoded by the coding sequence ATGTCAGAAGATCGCCAGAACGAAGAACACAAGAACCGGGTCCGCCTCGATCAGCTGCTGCTGAACTCGGGGCTGGTCGCAAGCCGCGCGCGTGCCCGTGACGCAATCCAGCGCGGGACCGTCAAGGTCGACGGCCGCACGGTCACCAAGGCAGCGTCGATGTTTGCCGAGAGCGTGACGATCACCATCGATGACCCGGCGCAGGACTATGTCTCGCGCGCCGCGCTGAAGCTGGTCGCGGCACTCGATCATTTCGGGCTCGACCCTGCAGGCGAAAGCTGTCTCGATATCGGCGCCTCGACCGGTGGCTTCACCGAAGTGCTGTTGAAGCGTGGAGCCGAGCATGTGGTCGCGATCGATGTCGGCCATGGCCAGATCCATCCGCGCATCGAAGGTGACGAACGCGTCACCAGCATTGAGGGCCTCAATGCACGCGCGATGACCGAGGAGGACATCGACGACCGCGAAGTCACCTTCGTCGTCTCGGACGTCTCGTTCATCTCGCTCAAGCTCGCGCTGCCGCCGGCACTCGATATGGCGCTTCCCGGTTCGTACTGCATCCTGCTGGTGAAGCCTCAGTTCGAGGCGGGCCGCGACGCCATCAGCAAGGCGGGCCTGCTCAAGGATCCCGACAGCGCACCTGATGTCGCCGCCGAACTCGAGCGCTGGCTTGTCGAGGACATGGGCTGGCAAAGCCTCGGCCTTATCCCCTCCCCCATTGCCGGCGGCGACGGCAATGTCGAATACCTGCTGGCAGGCAAGAAGCCATGA
- a CDS encoding pirin family protein, with the protein MSFFPGPDPLAGDKPACDAIEHLIVPRTSDIGGLQVRRALPTAKRRLVGPFIFFDRMGPALLRAGEAIDVRPHPHIGLSTVTYLFDGEIKHRDSLGTEMVIRPGDVNLMTAGRGIVHSERSPENQRGHDRSISGLQTWLALPDHKEEIDPIFSHTEERMLPHMSDDGIKARVVIGNFEGSKSPVSVFTDTIYVDLNIAPGKSAPFAAQWEERALYILSGEAIIAGDHFADNQLLVFRAGDEITVTAGPQGCHVMLFGGAALGSSRHIWWNFVSSSKERIEKAKEEWRSGRFDIVPGDEEEFVPLPEG; encoded by the coding sequence ATGTCTTTCTTTCCAGGCCCCGACCCGCTCGCCGGCGACAAGCCCGCCTGCGACGCCATCGAACATCTGATCGTTCCGCGCACCAGCGACATCGGCGGGCTGCAGGTTCGTCGCGCTTTGCCGACAGCCAAGCGCCGCCTGGTCGGCCCCTTCATCTTCTTCGATCGCATGGGTCCGGCGCTGCTGCGCGCCGGCGAGGCGATCGACGTGCGTCCGCACCCGCATATCGGTCTTTCGACCGTCACCTATCTCTTCGACGGCGAGATCAAGCACCGCGACAGCCTCGGCACCGAGATGGTCATCCGTCCCGGCGACGTGAACCTGATGACGGCCGGCCGCGGCATCGTGCATTCAGAGCGCTCGCCCGAGAACCAGCGCGGCCACGACCGTTCGATCTCGGGCCTGCAGACCTGGCTGGCGCTGCCCGATCACAAGGAAGAAATCGACCCGATCTTCAGCCATACCGAAGAACGCATGCTGCCGCATATGAGCGACGACGGCATCAAGGCGCGGGTGGTGATCGGCAACTTCGAGGGCTCGAAGTCGCCGGTCTCGGTCTTCACCGACACGATCTATGTCGATCTCAACATTGCACCCGGCAAGAGCGCCCCCTTCGCGGCGCAATGGGAAGAGCGCGCGCTCTATATCCTCTCCGGCGAGGCGATCATTGCCGGCGATCATTTTGCAGACAACCAGCTGCTCGTCTTCCGTGCCGGCGACGAGATCACGGTCACGGCCGGACCGCAGGGTTGTCACGTGATGCTCTTCGGGGGTGCTGCGCTCGGGTCGTCCCGCCACATCTGGTGGAATTTCGTTTCGTCTTCGAAGGAGCGCATCGAGAAAGCCAAGGAAGAGTGGCGCAGCGGACGCTTCGACATCGTGCCCGGAGACGAAGAGGAATTCGTTCCGCTGCCCGAGGGCTGA
- a CDS encoding acyl-CoA thioesterase, whose protein sequence is MDGRELENVTEIRIPFRDIDMHGHMHNAAYYAHAEAALSSLWRHRPHVVNEPSYLVRRSACVYHRGLRYDEPARLTVNVAKVGGSSISFVVKVEARGQLAAEVEVVWVAVDPQRHTPLPLPTATREWLAAYSV, encoded by the coding sequence ATGGACGGCAGGGAGCTGGAGAACGTCACGGAAATCCGGATTCCGTTTCGCGATATAGACATGCACGGCCACATGCACAATGCCGCCTATTATGCCCACGCCGAGGCCGCGCTTTCCAGCCTCTGGCGTCACCGTCCGCATGTGGTGAACGAGCCGAGCTATCTCGTGCGCCGCTCGGCCTGCGTCTATCACCGTGGTCTGCGCTACGACGAGCCGGCCCGTCTTACCGTCAACGTGGCGAAGGTCGGCGGCAGCTCGATCAGTTTTGTCGTCAAGGTCGAAGCACGCGGCCAACTCGCTGCCGAAGTCGAGGTCGTCTGGGTCGCGGTTGATCCGCAGCGACACACGCCGCTGCCGCTGCCGACGGCGACGCGCGAATGGCTGGCGGCCTATTCGGTCTAG
- the dxs gene encoding 1-deoxy-D-xylulose-5-phosphate synthase has translation MPATPLLDKVTYPDDLKKVDDKDLPQLAGEVRAEMIDAVSRTGGHLGAGLGVVELTIAIHKVFNTPHDRLIFDVGHQCYPHKILTGRRDRIRTLRQEGGLSGFTRRAESEYDPFGAAHSSTSISAGLGMAVAADLDGKNRNVIAVIGDGALSAGMAYEALNNAGALDARLIVILNDNDMSIAPPTGAMSAYLARLASGRTYMGIREVGKKLTAYLGKTVDRAITRAVEHARGYVTGGTLFEEMGFYHIGPIDGHSFDHLLPVLRNVRDNAKGPVLIHVVTQKGKGYPPAEAAADKYHGVNKFDVITGAQAKAKPNAPAYTSVFADALTQEAGFDDKIVAVTAAMPSGTGLDKFAKVHPSRCFDVGIAEQHAVTFAAGLAAEGYKPFAALYSTFLQRGYDQVVHDVAIQGLPVRFPIDRAGFVGADGPTHAGSFDTTYLATLPGFVVMAAADEAELKHMVRTAAAYDAGPISFRYPRGEGVGVEMPERGQILEIGKGRIVKEGSKVALLSFGTRLADCLLAAEDLDAAGLSTTVADARFAKPLDHDLIRELARNHEVLITIEEGAVGGFASHVLQFLAEDGLLDGGLKVRPMVMPDVWMEQAKPEAMYAAAGLDRAGIVSTVFKALGQKQDIGIGAAG, from the coding sequence ATGCCGGCTACTCCCTTGCTCGACAAGGTGACCTATCCCGACGATCTGAAGAAGGTCGACGACAAGGATCTGCCGCAGCTTGCCGGAGAAGTCCGGGCAGAAATGATCGACGCGGTGTCGCGTACCGGCGGGCACCTTGGCGCGGGCCTTGGCGTCGTCGAACTGACGATCGCCATCCACAAGGTCTTCAACACGCCGCATGACCGGCTGATCTTCGATGTCGGCCACCAGTGCTATCCGCACAAGATCCTCACCGGCCGCCGCGATCGCATCCGCACGCTGCGTCAGGAAGGCGGCCTCTCGGGCTTTACCCGCCGCGCCGAGAGCGAATACGACCCCTTCGGTGCCGCGCACTCCTCGACCTCGATTTCCGCCGGCCTCGGCATGGCGGTCGCCGCCGACCTCGACGGCAAGAACCGCAATGTCATCGCCGTCATCGGTGATGGCGCGCTTTCGGCCGGCATGGCCTATGAGGCGCTGAACAATGCCGGTGCGCTCGACGCGCGGCTGATCGTCATCCTCAATGACAACGACATGTCGATCGCGCCGCCGACCGGCGCGATGAGCGCCTATCTAGCGCGCCTTGCCTCCGGCCGCACCTATATGGGCATCCGCGAAGTCGGCAAGAAGCTGACGGCCTATCTCGGCAAGACCGTCGACCGGGCGATCACCCGCGCGGTCGAGCATGCCCGCGGCTACGTCACCGGCGGCACGCTCTTCGAAGAGATGGGCTTCTACCATATCGGCCCGATCGACGGGCATTCCTTCGACCATCTGCTGCCGGTGCTGCGCAACGTGCGCGACAACGCCAAAGGTCCGGTGCTGATCCATGTGGTGACGCAGAAGGGCAAGGGCTATCCGCCGGCGGAAGCTGCCGCCGACAAGTACCACGGCGTCAACAAGTTCGACGTCATCACCGGCGCCCAGGCGAAGGCGAAGCCGAACGCGCCCGCCTATACCTCTGTTTTCGCCGATGCGCTGACGCAGGAAGCCGGCTTCGACGACAAGATCGTCGCCGTCACCGCCGCCATGCCGTCCGGCACCGGGCTCGACAAGTTCGCCAAGGTCCATCCGTCGCGCTGCTTCGATGTCGGCATTGCCGAGCAGCACGCCGTAACCTTTGCCGCCGGCCTTGCCGCCGAAGGCTACAAGCCGTTCGCAGCGCTTTATTCGACCTTCCTGCAGCGCGGCTACGACCAGGTGGTCCACGACGTGGCGATCCAAGGCCTACCGGTGCGCTTCCCGATCGACCGTGCCGGTTTCGTCGGCGCCGACGGTCCGACGCATGCGGGCTCGTTCGACACGACCTATCTCGCCACCCTTCCCGGCTTCGTGGTGATGGCGGCTGCCGACGAGGCGGAACTGAAGCACATGGTGCGCACGGCTGCTGCCTATGACGCCGGCCCGATCTCGTTCCGTTATCCGCGCGGCGAAGGCGTTGGCGTCGAGATGCCGGAGCGGGGCCAGATCCTCGAGATCGGCAAGGGCCGTATCGTCAAGGAGGGCTCCAAGGTGGCGCTGCTTTCCTTCGGAACGCGCCTTGCCGACTGTCTGCTGGCCGCAGAAGACCTCGACGCCGCCGGGCTTTCGACCACGGTCGCGGATGCGCGCTTTGCCAAGCCGCTGGACCATGACCTCATCCGCGAGCTTGCCCGCAACCACGAGGTGCTGATCACCATCGAGGAAGGTGCCGTCGGCGGCTTTGCCAGCCACGTGCTGCAGTTCCTCGCCGAGGACGGCCTGCTCGACGGCGGCCTCAAGGTTCGTCCGATGGTCATGCCCGACGTCTGGATGGAACAGGCCAAGCCCGAGGCCATGTATGCCGCCGCGGGCCTCGACCGCGCCGGCATCGTCTCGACCGTCTTCAAGGCACTCGGCCAAAAGCAGGATATCGGCATCGGCGCTGCCGGCTGA
- a CDS encoding thiolase family protein: MLSNSSTDPARIPVIIAALRTPIGRVNGTLRDIEPSQLAAPLIARILRDTGVKASEIDDVLLGNAANSAGNLARLAALEAGLPVSTPGVTVDRQCGSGLEAITLAARMIQAGAGRFYLAGGAESASRAHIRLRPPLERGGELAPVKRARMAPDEIGDPDMGVAAENVATACKISRERQDAFALQSHRRAVEAAVAGRFAREIVPVETATDLMSRDECPRANASLETLQRLKPVFVEGGTVTAGNACPINDGAAVVLVTNLAEAQRLGVSFALEFVDAATAGVDPNLLGLGPVPAMQKLKARQSALDPAKVDFIEFNEAFASQVLGSLDQLDIAAERVNLDGGAIALGHPYGASGAILTVRLFSQMLASPKGTEGLAMMGVGGGMGIVTLFRAV, translated from the coding sequence ATGCTCTCGAACTCATCGACTGACCCGGCACGCATACCTGTCATTATCGCCGCTCTCCGCACACCGATCGGCCGCGTCAACGGCACGCTTCGCGATATCGAACCGTCGCAGCTGGCGGCACCGCTGATCGCCCGTATTCTCCGCGATACCGGTGTAAAGGCGAGCGAGATCGACGACGTTCTTCTCGGAAACGCCGCCAACAGCGCCGGCAATCTCGCCCGGCTCGCCGCCCTCGAAGCCGGCCTGCCGGTCTCGACGCCGGGTGTCACCGTCGACCGCCAATGCGGTTCCGGGCTGGAGGCGATCACCCTTGCCGCACGGATGATCCAGGCGGGCGCCGGCCGTTTCTACCTGGCCGGCGGCGCCGAGAGCGCCAGCCGTGCGCATATCCGCCTGAGACCGCCGCTGGAGCGCGGCGGCGAACTCGCGCCGGTCAAGCGCGCCCGCATGGCACCAGACGAGATCGGTGATCCGGATATGGGCGTCGCCGCCGAAAACGTCGCGACCGCCTGCAAGATCTCCCGTGAGCGCCAGGACGCCTTTGCGCTTCAAAGCCACCGTCGCGCGGTCGAGGCCGCCGTTGCCGGCCGCTTCGCCCGCGAGATTGTGCCGGTCGAAACAGCGACGGACCTTATGTCGCGCGATGAGTGCCCTCGTGCCAATGCTTCGCTGGAGACGCTGCAACGGCTGAAGCCGGTCTTCGTCGAGGGCGGGACGGTAACGGCCGGCAATGCCTGCCCGATCAACGACGGCGCGGCGGTGGTGCTGGTGACGAACCTTGCCGAGGCCCAACGACTTGGCGTTTCCTTCGCACTCGAATTCGTCGACGCGGCGACCGCGGGCGTCGATCCCAATCTGCTCGGGCTTGGCCCGGTCCCGGCAATGCAGAAGCTGAAGGCACGGCAATCCGCGCTCGATCCGGCAAAGGTCGATTTCATCGAATTCAACGAGGCCTTCGCTTCGCAGGTGCTCGGCAGCCTCGACCAACTCGATATCGCCGCGGAAAGGGTCAATCTCGACGGCGGCGCCATCGCACTCGGCCATCCGTATGGCGCCTCGGGGGCGATCCTCACCGTCCGGCTTTTCTCGCAGATGCTGGCATCGCCGAAAGGCACGGAAGGACTGGCGATGATGGGCGTCGGCGGCGGCATGGGCATCGTCACCCTGTTTCGCGCGGTTTAG
- a CDS encoding biotin transporter BioY, translating into MNTRDLVLIALFAAIVVVLGFIPPITLGFIPVPITAQSMGVMLAGCILGARRGALAFLLFLLLVAIGLPALSGGRGGLAVFAGPSGGFIIGWVVATFVTGLIAERTVREGQAETRQFIGFFLASVLGGIVVLYAIGMPWVSAVTGTPLMTVAAGSLAFIPGDLLKAAIATLAARAVYAGYPLLPARA; encoded by the coding sequence ATGAATACCAGAGATCTCGTGCTCATCGCCCTCTTCGCCGCGATCGTCGTCGTGCTCGGCTTCATTCCGCCGATCACGCTCGGCTTCATTCCGGTCCCGATCACTGCGCAATCCATGGGCGTCATGCTCGCCGGCTGCATTCTCGGCGCCAGGCGCGGCGCGCTCGCCTTCCTGCTGTTCCTGCTGCTGGTCGCCATCGGCCTGCCGGCGCTTTCGGGCGGCCGCGGCGGCCTTGCGGTCTTTGCCGGCCCGTCGGGCGGCTTCATCATCGGCTGGGTCGTTGCCACCTTCGTCACCGGCCTGATCGCCGAGCGCACCGTGCGCGAAGGCCAGGCCGAAACGCGCCAGTTCATCGGCTTCTTCCTCGCCTCCGTCCTCGGCGGCATCGTCGTGCTCTATGCGATCGGCATGCCCTGGGTTTCCGCCGTCACCGGCACCCCGCTCATGACCGTTGCAGCCGGCTCGCTCGCCTTCATTCCGGGCGACCTGCTGAAGGCTGCGATCGCGACGCTTGCCGCACGCGCGGTCTACGCCGGCTATCCGCTGTTGCCGGCCCGCGCCTGA
- a CDS encoding AMP-binding protein yields the protein MPFAAAIHRHAQDHPHAPAFQIEGRVFTFGDLARIAGALAERFGDLVRIAERRSVLGDRSRLIALETGNHPLFAAAFLAATSGGNCVALIDPHLPEATRQTMHDRLSPDLIVTADGANLSLHAPASGETRTFREAEGNERKPLAIGDDTEPFLIVFTSGTTGTPKAIIRDRGSWRRSLATGEPFFGIDRATRTFAPGPLAHGLTLYALAETLVAGAEFIGAAHFEASRAMSIVEAKEVKRLALVPTMLRRLCAAAADRPQTSVTQITVAGAKLTENDRDSAALAFPQADIIEYYGASELGFISVATNGDTASATAVGRAFPGVTLSIRDDRGGEMPTRETGTIFVDSALISDGYVGTTDGAGFRRLGSLATVGDLGFLDECGTLHLLGRSGGMVLSGGNNIYPQEVEAALTADPGVHAALVLGLDHPDLGSELVAVIEPEGGMFDREALERHLAAHLPRYKHPRRIWLCLNMPMTQSGKVAAGTLRQWIADGNDALELID from the coding sequence ATGCCGTTTGCCGCCGCGATCCATCGCCACGCGCAAGACCATCCGCATGCCCCGGCCTTCCAAATCGAGGGCCGGGTTTTCACTTTTGGTGACCTCGCACGCATCGCCGGCGCACTTGCCGAACGTTTCGGAGACTTGGTTAGGATTGCCGAACGCCGCAGCGTGCTCGGCGACCGCTCTCGCCTGATCGCACTGGAGACGGGCAATCACCCGCTCTTCGCCGCTGCCTTCCTGGCCGCCACCAGCGGCGGCAACTGCGTCGCGCTGATCGATCCGCATCTGCCGGAGGCGACGCGCCAGACGATGCACGATCGCCTTTCGCCCGATCTCATTGTCACGGCCGATGGCGCCAACCTCTCGCTCCATGCGCCCGCAAGCGGCGAGACGCGAACCTTTCGCGAGGCCGAAGGCAACGAGCGAAAGCCGCTCGCAATCGGCGACGACACCGAGCCATTCCTGATCGTCTTCACCTCGGGCACGACAGGAACGCCGAAAGCGATCATCCGCGATCGCGGTTCGTGGCGCAGAAGCTTGGCCACGGGCGAACCCTTCTTCGGCATCGACCGCGCCACCCGCACCTTTGCGCCCGGTCCGCTCGCGCACGGGCTGACACTTTATGCGCTTGCCGAAACCCTTGTCGCCGGCGCCGAATTCATCGGGGCCGCGCATTTCGAGGCCTCCCGGGCGATGTCCATCGTCGAGGCGAAAGAGGTCAAGCGACTGGCGCTGGTGCCGACGATGCTGCGGCGGCTCTGCGCTGCAGCCGCCGACCGGCCGCAAACATCCGTCACCCAGATCACCGTCGCCGGCGCCAAGCTGACCGAAAACGATCGCGACAGCGCGGCACTCGCGTTTCCTCAAGCCGATATCATCGAATATTACGGCGCCTCGGAACTGGGCTTCATCAGTGTTGCTACCAACGGCGACACCGCTTCGGCCACCGCCGTCGGCCGTGCCTTCCCGGGTGTTACGCTCAGCATTCGCGACGACAGGGGGGGCGAAATGCCAACCCGTGAGACGGGCACGATCTTCGTCGACAGCGCCCTCATATCCGACGGGTATGTCGGCACCACCGATGGTGCCGGCTTCCGTCGTCTCGGGTCGCTGGCGACGGTCGGCGATCTCGGCTTCCTCGATGAGTGCGGCACCCTGCACCTCCTCGGCCGGTCCGGCGGCATGGTGCTTTCGGGCGGCAACAACATCTACCCGCAGGAAGTGGAAGCCGCGCTGACCGCAGATCCCGGCGTGCACGCCGCTCTCGTCCTCGGGCTCGACCACCCGGATCTCGGCAGCGAACTCGTCGCCGTCATCGAGCCGGAAGGCGGTATGTTTGATCGAGAAGCGCTTGAGCGTCATCTCGCCGCCCACCTGCCGCGCTATAAGCATCCGCGCCGCATCTGGCTCTGCCTGAATATGCCGATGACGCAGTCGGGCAAGGTGGCGGCGGGCACGCTCAGACAATGGATCGCGGATGGAAACGATGCTCTCGAACTCATCGACTGA